From a region of the candidate division WOR-3 bacterium genome:
- a CDS encoding nucleotidyltransferase family protein, with protein sequence MTELKREEDVKDKAMKGIILAAGLGNRLRPITDIIPKPLLPIVDRPLIEINITRLLGVGIKKIGINLFHKAALIQRFLERYSDILYVVVEDTIRGTGGALVGFRDFIEGDTLVHSGDILSDADLNRFVEYHRAHGAAATLLLTRSPGTNFIEVDQKNYVVKFENDSKKETNRFYDFAGIAVFSREVIEYLPDKKFFTLLEVLHNILNQGGEIMGCPQQIVRYNLNTPEVYWRIHRDILTGKVFLEGIDVDSAQYIAPSSSVETERLEGFISIGEGCFIGREVALKDTIVFNGTRITEGNFNRCLLSENFCINIEGDGDYGI encoded by the coding sequence ATGACTGAATTGAAAAGAGAAGAAGACGTCAAAGATAAAGCGATGAAAGGCATCATCCTTGCAGCCGGGTTGGGGAATCGATTGAGACCGATCACCGACATCATTCCCAAACCACTGTTGCCGATTGTCGACCGTCCGCTCATCGAGATAAATATAACGCGTCTTCTCGGTGTGGGGATAAAGAAGATCGGAATTAATCTTTTTCATAAAGCTGCTCTCATCCAGCGGTTTCTCGAAAGATATTCTGATATATTATATGTTGTGGTCGAGGATACAATCAGGGGCACGGGCGGCGCCCTTGTCGGCTTTCGTGATTTTATCGAGGGCGACACCCTGGTTCACTCCGGAGATATATTGAGCGACGCCGATTTGAATCGATTCGTCGAATACCACCGTGCACACGGAGCTGCGGCGACGCTTTTGCTGACCCGTTCTCCAGGAACGAACTTCATTGAAGTCGACCAGAAGAATTATGTGGTGAAGTTTGAAAATGATTCAAAAAAGGAAACGAATCGGTTCTATGATTTTGCGGGAATCGCTGTTTTTTCCAGGGAAGTGATTGAATATCTGCCCGACAAAAAGTTTTTCACTCTTCTCGAGGTACTCCATAACATCCTGAATCAGGGCGGCGAAATTATGGGTTGTCCCCAGCAAATAGTACGTTATAACCTCAATACGCCGGAGGTCTACTGGCGGATCCACAGGGATATCCTCACCGGCAAAGTGTTCCTCGAAGGAATCGATGTCGACTCAGCGCAATATATCGCGCCGTCGAGTTCGGTCGAGACCGAAAGACTCGAGGGATTCATCAGTATCGGTGAAGGATGTTTTATCGGGAGGGAGGTGGCATTGAAAGATACGATCGTTTTCAACGGAACAAGAATAACCGAGGGGAATTTCAATCGTTGTCTGTTGTCGGAAAATTTTTGTATTAATATAGAAGGGGATGGTGATTATGGAATATAA